A window from Sebastes fasciatus isolate fSebFas1 chromosome 22, fSebFas1.pri, whole genome shotgun sequence encodes these proteins:
- the LOC141761366 gene encoding protein O-GlcNAcase isoform X1, whose translation MEDEKKQFLCGVVEGFYGRPWTMDQRRVLFQWMQSWGLNTYLYGPKDDLKHRLLWREVYSHEEEGQLRTLIKEAQSRGLKFVYALSPGQDIVFSSSCDLTLLKRKLRQVSDLGCQAFAILFDDIDHSMCQADSEAFSSFAHAQVTVTNEIYQFLGEPPVFLFCPTEYCGSLCSPSVSKSPYLQTVGEDLLPDITVIWTGSKVISRKLSVDCLAEVESVLQRPPLVWDNLHANDYDSRRLFLGPFKGREPQLRSHLRGLLLNPNCEFEANYIPLHSLGSWYRAGKEERKEEECDYCPDRALSAALQDWMEELNQPLQAGRQSTRSDQRSSAPSTRCKTPDRSDCSSTLRGTSAVAKLPVFPLNSSSPPSSPTKVKGDTEGREGEKKRSNQPSQPQGSRPGAPPGGGRGQKAQGWGLCGGKGLLSESQVRLLVGLYYLPHEHGPSAQKLLQDLTWLKANCHLVSANNKKTPPQKIDEWRGRSSRVLSLCEDIAQLHCSVVGGANRAVLYDLYPYVWDLRNTALVAKAFICWLDGRVLSDSSTLGTWRNCFHWCGKTTGADLLGVESEPWAFKGGVSGEVQMLLPIGSSSDLFTHPPPLFPTSRLYNIRPYHGKDKLELYRMVRQLHLRTQGGQESSVAHPDVVGDRCLGPCLALCPEYCFILEDELGVCGCMLGILEVRSFAKRCQASWMPAMRDKYPPKGGNTQPKTQDLIQLMEEDQGEYPDSLLYHFPSQLRLDALPELVDVSVSRTLLTALLTALKANGSQGVFCEVQPTDRQRMEFLTKLGFLEILRGEARSREGVVLGRLL comes from the exons GATGCAAAGCTGGGGGTTGAACACCTACCTGTACGGCCCAAAAGATGACCTGAAACACAGACTGTTGTGGAGAGAAGTCTACTCTCATGAGGAGGAGG GTCAGCTGCGTACTCTCATAAAGGAGGCCCAGTCGAGAGGTCTGAAGTTCGTTTACGCCCTCTCTCCCGGTCAGGACATTGTCTTCTCTTCTTCCTGTGATCTGACGCTACTCAAACGCAAGCTGAGACAG gtATCAGACCTGGGCTGCCAGGCGTTTGCCATTCTGTTCGATGACATCGATCACTCCATGTGTCAGGCGGACAGCGAGGCCTTTTCTTCATTCGCCCACGCTCAGGTCACTGTAACCAATGAGATCTATCAGTTCTTGGGGGAACCACCCGTCTTCCTATTCTGCCCTACTG AGTACTGTGGTTCTCTGTGTTCTCCCAGCGTATCAAAGTCTCCCTACCTGCAGACTGTTGGAGAGGATCTGCTGCCCGACATAACAGTGATATGGACCG GCAGTAAGGTCATCTCCAGGAAATTGTCTGTCGACTGCCTGGCTGAGGTGGAGTCCGTCCTCCAGCGCCCCCCGCTCGTCTGGGACAACCTGCACGCTAACGACTACGACTCCAGACGTCTCTTCCTGGGGCCTTTTAAGGGCAGGGAGCCTCAGCTGAGGAGCCACCTGAGAGGCCTGCTACTCAACCCCAACTGCGAGTTCGAAGCCAACTACATCCCTCTGCACTCGCTGGGGAGCTGGTACAGAGctggaaaagaggagaggaaag AGGAGGAGTGTGACTACTGTCCTGATAGAGCTCTGTCCGCTGCACTACAGGATTGGATGGAGGAACTCAACCAGCCACTACAAGCAG gtCGGCAGAGCACACGATCAGACCAGCGTTCCTCCGCTCCGTCAACTCGCTGCAAAACTCCAGACAGATCCGACTGCTCTTCCACCTTAAGAGGAACCTCCGCCGTGGCCAAGCTGCCTGTTTTCCCCCTGAACTCCAGCTCGCCCCCATCGTCCCCCACTAAGGTCAAGGGGGACACGGAGGGACGAGAGGGGGAGAAGAAGAGGTCGAACCAGCCTAGTCAACCTCAAGGATCCAGGCCTGGTGCACCCCCTGGTGGAGGCAGGGGACAGAAGGCCCAGGGTTGGGGGCTCTGTGGAGGGAAGGGCCTACTAAGTGAGTCCCAGGTGCGGCTACTGGTTGGTCTTTATTATCTGCCCCACGAGCACGGCCCGTCCGCCCAGAAACTACTGCAGGACCTGACCTGGCTGAAAGCAAACTGCCACCTGGTCAGCGCCAACAACAAGAAGACGCCACCTCAGAAG ATTGACGAGTGGCGTGGCCGCTCCTCCAGGGTCCTGTCCCTGTGTGAAGACATAGCACAGCTCCACTGCAGCGTGGTGGGAGGGGCCAACAGGGCGGTGCTCTACGACCTTTACCCTTACGTGTGGGACCTGAGGAACACGGCTCTGGTGGCAAAAGCATTCATATGCTGGCTGG ATGGACGAGTGTTGAGTGACAGCTCCACCCTGGGCACCTGGAGGAACTGCTTCCACT GGTGCGGGAAGACCACAGGGGCCGACCTACTGGGAGTGGAATCAGAACCGTGGGCGTTCAAAGGGGGCGTGTCTGGGGAGGTGCAG atgctTCTCCCAATAGGCAGCAGCAGTGACCTCTtcactcatcctcctcctctcttccctaCCTCTCGTCTCTACAACATCAGGCCCTACCATGGCAAGGACAAG ttGGAGTTGTATCGGATGGTGCGCCAGCTCCACCTGAGGACTCAGGGCGGCCAAGAGTCCAGTGTTGCTCACCCAGATGTCGTAGgagacag ATGTCTCGGTCCGTGCCTGGCGTTGTGCCCGGAGTACTGCTTCATCCTGGAGGATGAGTTGGGCGTGTGCGGCTGCATGTTGGGCATCTTGGAAGTTCGCTCCTTTGCCAAGCGGTGTCAGGCCAGCTGGATGCCTGCCATGAGGGACAAATACCCACCTAAAGGGGGCAACACACAACCCAAAACACAG GACCTGATCCAGCTGATGGAGGAGGACCAGGGAGAGTACCCAGACTCCCTCCTCTATCACTTCCCCTCTCAGCTGCGACTGGACGCCCTGCCTGAGCTGGTGGACGTCAGCGTCAGCCGCACCCTGCTCACCGCCCTCCTCACCGCACTCAAGGCCAACG gttCTCAGGGTGTGTTCTGCGAGGTGCAGCCGACCGACCGTCAGCGGATGGAGTTCCTGACGAAACTGGGCTTCCTGGAGATCCTCAGAGGAGAAGCCAGGAGCAGAGAGGGAGTGGTGCTAGGGAGGCTGCTctga
- the LOC141761366 gene encoding protein O-GlcNAcase isoform X2: MEDEKKQFLCGVVEGFYGRPWTMDQRRVLFQWMQSWGLNTYLYGPKDDLKHRLLWREVYSHEEEGQLRTLIKEAQSRGLKFVYALSPGQDIVFSSSCDLTLLKRKLRQVSDLGCQAFAILFDDIDHSMCQADSEAFSSFAHAQVTVTNEIYQFLGEPPVFLFCPTEYCGSLCSPSVSKSPYLQTVGEDLLPDITVIWTGSKVISRKLSVDCLAEVESVLQRPPLVWDNLHANDYDSRRLFLGPFKGREPQLRSHLRGLLLNPNCEFEANYIPLHSLGSWYRAGKEERKEEECDYCPDRALSAALQDWMEELNQPLQAGRQSTRSDQRSSAPSTRCKTPDRSDCSSTLRGTSAVAKLPVFPLNSSSPPSSPTKVKGDTEGREGEKKRSNQPSQPQGSRPGAPPGGGRGQKAQGWGLCGGKGLLSESQVRLLVGLYYLPHEHGPSAQKLLQDLTWLKANCHLVSANNKKTPPQKIDEWRGRSSRVLSLCEDIAQLHCSVVGGANRAVLYDLYPYVWDLRNTALVAKAFICWLGCGKTTGADLLGVESEPWAFKGGVSGEVQMLLPIGSSSDLFTHPPPLFPTSRLYNIRPYHGKDKLELYRMVRQLHLRTQGGQESSVAHPDVVGDRCLGPCLALCPEYCFILEDELGVCGCMLGILEVRSFAKRCQASWMPAMRDKYPPKGGNTQPKTQDLIQLMEEDQGEYPDSLLYHFPSQLRLDALPELVDVSVSRTLLTALLTALKANGSQGVFCEVQPTDRQRMEFLTKLGFLEILRGEARSREGVVLGRLL, translated from the exons GATGCAAAGCTGGGGGTTGAACACCTACCTGTACGGCCCAAAAGATGACCTGAAACACAGACTGTTGTGGAGAGAAGTCTACTCTCATGAGGAGGAGG GTCAGCTGCGTACTCTCATAAAGGAGGCCCAGTCGAGAGGTCTGAAGTTCGTTTACGCCCTCTCTCCCGGTCAGGACATTGTCTTCTCTTCTTCCTGTGATCTGACGCTACTCAAACGCAAGCTGAGACAG gtATCAGACCTGGGCTGCCAGGCGTTTGCCATTCTGTTCGATGACATCGATCACTCCATGTGTCAGGCGGACAGCGAGGCCTTTTCTTCATTCGCCCACGCTCAGGTCACTGTAACCAATGAGATCTATCAGTTCTTGGGGGAACCACCCGTCTTCCTATTCTGCCCTACTG AGTACTGTGGTTCTCTGTGTTCTCCCAGCGTATCAAAGTCTCCCTACCTGCAGACTGTTGGAGAGGATCTGCTGCCCGACATAACAGTGATATGGACCG GCAGTAAGGTCATCTCCAGGAAATTGTCTGTCGACTGCCTGGCTGAGGTGGAGTCCGTCCTCCAGCGCCCCCCGCTCGTCTGGGACAACCTGCACGCTAACGACTACGACTCCAGACGTCTCTTCCTGGGGCCTTTTAAGGGCAGGGAGCCTCAGCTGAGGAGCCACCTGAGAGGCCTGCTACTCAACCCCAACTGCGAGTTCGAAGCCAACTACATCCCTCTGCACTCGCTGGGGAGCTGGTACAGAGctggaaaagaggagaggaaag AGGAGGAGTGTGACTACTGTCCTGATAGAGCTCTGTCCGCTGCACTACAGGATTGGATGGAGGAACTCAACCAGCCACTACAAGCAG gtCGGCAGAGCACACGATCAGACCAGCGTTCCTCCGCTCCGTCAACTCGCTGCAAAACTCCAGACAGATCCGACTGCTCTTCCACCTTAAGAGGAACCTCCGCCGTGGCCAAGCTGCCTGTTTTCCCCCTGAACTCCAGCTCGCCCCCATCGTCCCCCACTAAGGTCAAGGGGGACACGGAGGGACGAGAGGGGGAGAAGAAGAGGTCGAACCAGCCTAGTCAACCTCAAGGATCCAGGCCTGGTGCACCCCCTGGTGGAGGCAGGGGACAGAAGGCCCAGGGTTGGGGGCTCTGTGGAGGGAAGGGCCTACTAAGTGAGTCCCAGGTGCGGCTACTGGTTGGTCTTTATTATCTGCCCCACGAGCACGGCCCGTCCGCCCAGAAACTACTGCAGGACCTGACCTGGCTGAAAGCAAACTGCCACCTGGTCAGCGCCAACAACAAGAAGACGCCACCTCAGAAG ATTGACGAGTGGCGTGGCCGCTCCTCCAGGGTCCTGTCCCTGTGTGAAGACATAGCACAGCTCCACTGCAGCGTGGTGGGAGGGGCCAACAGGGCGGTGCTCTACGACCTTTACCCTTACGTGTGGGACCTGAGGAACACGGCTCTGGTGGCAAAAGCATTCATATGCTGGCTGG GGTGCGGGAAGACCACAGGGGCCGACCTACTGGGAGTGGAATCAGAACCGTGGGCGTTCAAAGGGGGCGTGTCTGGGGAGGTGCAG atgctTCTCCCAATAGGCAGCAGCAGTGACCTCTtcactcatcctcctcctctcttccctaCCTCTCGTCTCTACAACATCAGGCCCTACCATGGCAAGGACAAG ttGGAGTTGTATCGGATGGTGCGCCAGCTCCACCTGAGGACTCAGGGCGGCCAAGAGTCCAGTGTTGCTCACCCAGATGTCGTAGgagacag ATGTCTCGGTCCGTGCCTGGCGTTGTGCCCGGAGTACTGCTTCATCCTGGAGGATGAGTTGGGCGTGTGCGGCTGCATGTTGGGCATCTTGGAAGTTCGCTCCTTTGCCAAGCGGTGTCAGGCCAGCTGGATGCCTGCCATGAGGGACAAATACCCACCTAAAGGGGGCAACACACAACCCAAAACACAG GACCTGATCCAGCTGATGGAGGAGGACCAGGGAGAGTACCCAGACTCCCTCCTCTATCACTTCCCCTCTCAGCTGCGACTGGACGCCCTGCCTGAGCTGGTGGACGTCAGCGTCAGCCGCACCCTGCTCACCGCCCTCCTCACCGCACTCAAGGCCAACG gttCTCAGGGTGTGTTCTGCGAGGTGCAGCCGACCGACCGTCAGCGGATGGAGTTCCTGACGAAACTGGGCTTCCTGGAGATCCTCAGAGGAGAAGCCAGGAGCAGAGAGGGAGTGGTGCTAGGGAGGCTGCTctga
- the LOC141761366 gene encoding protein O-GlcNAcase isoform X3, which yields MDQRRVLFQWMQSWGLNTYLYGPKDDLKHRLLWREVYSHEEEGQLRTLIKEAQSRGLKFVYALSPGQDIVFSSSCDLTLLKRKLRQVSDLGCQAFAILFDDIDHSMCQADSEAFSSFAHAQVTVTNEIYQFLGEPPVFLFCPTEYCGSLCSPSVSKSPYLQTVGEDLLPDITVIWTGSKVISRKLSVDCLAEVESVLQRPPLVWDNLHANDYDSRRLFLGPFKGREPQLRSHLRGLLLNPNCEFEANYIPLHSLGSWYRAGKEERKEEECDYCPDRALSAALQDWMEELNQPLQAGRQSTRSDQRSSAPSTRCKTPDRSDCSSTLRGTSAVAKLPVFPLNSSSPPSSPTKVKGDTEGREGEKKRSNQPSQPQGSRPGAPPGGGRGQKAQGWGLCGGKGLLSESQVRLLVGLYYLPHEHGPSAQKLLQDLTWLKANCHLVSANNKKTPPQKIDEWRGRSSRVLSLCEDIAQLHCSVVGGANRAVLYDLYPYVWDLRNTALVAKAFICWLDGRVLSDSSTLGTWRNCFHWCGKTTGADLLGVESEPWAFKGGVSGEVQMLLPIGSSSDLFTHPPPLFPTSRLYNIRPYHGKDKLELYRMVRQLHLRTQGGQESSVAHPDVVGDRCLGPCLALCPEYCFILEDELGVCGCMLGILEVRSFAKRCQASWMPAMRDKYPPKGGNTQPKTQDLIQLMEEDQGEYPDSLLYHFPSQLRLDALPELVDVSVSRTLLTALLTALKANGSQGVFCEVQPTDRQRMEFLTKLGFLEILRGEARSREGVVLGRLL from the exons GATGCAAAGCTGGGGGTTGAACACCTACCTGTACGGCCCAAAAGATGACCTGAAACACAGACTGTTGTGGAGAGAAGTCTACTCTCATGAGGAGGAGG GTCAGCTGCGTACTCTCATAAAGGAGGCCCAGTCGAGAGGTCTGAAGTTCGTTTACGCCCTCTCTCCCGGTCAGGACATTGTCTTCTCTTCTTCCTGTGATCTGACGCTACTCAAACGCAAGCTGAGACAG gtATCAGACCTGGGCTGCCAGGCGTTTGCCATTCTGTTCGATGACATCGATCACTCCATGTGTCAGGCGGACAGCGAGGCCTTTTCTTCATTCGCCCACGCTCAGGTCACTGTAACCAATGAGATCTATCAGTTCTTGGGGGAACCACCCGTCTTCCTATTCTGCCCTACTG AGTACTGTGGTTCTCTGTGTTCTCCCAGCGTATCAAAGTCTCCCTACCTGCAGACTGTTGGAGAGGATCTGCTGCCCGACATAACAGTGATATGGACCG GCAGTAAGGTCATCTCCAGGAAATTGTCTGTCGACTGCCTGGCTGAGGTGGAGTCCGTCCTCCAGCGCCCCCCGCTCGTCTGGGACAACCTGCACGCTAACGACTACGACTCCAGACGTCTCTTCCTGGGGCCTTTTAAGGGCAGGGAGCCTCAGCTGAGGAGCCACCTGAGAGGCCTGCTACTCAACCCCAACTGCGAGTTCGAAGCCAACTACATCCCTCTGCACTCGCTGGGGAGCTGGTACAGAGctggaaaagaggagaggaaag AGGAGGAGTGTGACTACTGTCCTGATAGAGCTCTGTCCGCTGCACTACAGGATTGGATGGAGGAACTCAACCAGCCACTACAAGCAG gtCGGCAGAGCACACGATCAGACCAGCGTTCCTCCGCTCCGTCAACTCGCTGCAAAACTCCAGACAGATCCGACTGCTCTTCCACCTTAAGAGGAACCTCCGCCGTGGCCAAGCTGCCTGTTTTCCCCCTGAACTCCAGCTCGCCCCCATCGTCCCCCACTAAGGTCAAGGGGGACACGGAGGGACGAGAGGGGGAGAAGAAGAGGTCGAACCAGCCTAGTCAACCTCAAGGATCCAGGCCTGGTGCACCCCCTGGTGGAGGCAGGGGACAGAAGGCCCAGGGTTGGGGGCTCTGTGGAGGGAAGGGCCTACTAAGTGAGTCCCAGGTGCGGCTACTGGTTGGTCTTTATTATCTGCCCCACGAGCACGGCCCGTCCGCCCAGAAACTACTGCAGGACCTGACCTGGCTGAAAGCAAACTGCCACCTGGTCAGCGCCAACAACAAGAAGACGCCACCTCAGAAG ATTGACGAGTGGCGTGGCCGCTCCTCCAGGGTCCTGTCCCTGTGTGAAGACATAGCACAGCTCCACTGCAGCGTGGTGGGAGGGGCCAACAGGGCGGTGCTCTACGACCTTTACCCTTACGTGTGGGACCTGAGGAACACGGCTCTGGTGGCAAAAGCATTCATATGCTGGCTGG ATGGACGAGTGTTGAGTGACAGCTCCACCCTGGGCACCTGGAGGAACTGCTTCCACT GGTGCGGGAAGACCACAGGGGCCGACCTACTGGGAGTGGAATCAGAACCGTGGGCGTTCAAAGGGGGCGTGTCTGGGGAGGTGCAG atgctTCTCCCAATAGGCAGCAGCAGTGACCTCTtcactcatcctcctcctctcttccctaCCTCTCGTCTCTACAACATCAGGCCCTACCATGGCAAGGACAAG ttGGAGTTGTATCGGATGGTGCGCCAGCTCCACCTGAGGACTCAGGGCGGCCAAGAGTCCAGTGTTGCTCACCCAGATGTCGTAGgagacag ATGTCTCGGTCCGTGCCTGGCGTTGTGCCCGGAGTACTGCTTCATCCTGGAGGATGAGTTGGGCGTGTGCGGCTGCATGTTGGGCATCTTGGAAGTTCGCTCCTTTGCCAAGCGGTGTCAGGCCAGCTGGATGCCTGCCATGAGGGACAAATACCCACCTAAAGGGGGCAACACACAACCCAAAACACAG GACCTGATCCAGCTGATGGAGGAGGACCAGGGAGAGTACCCAGACTCCCTCCTCTATCACTTCCCCTCTCAGCTGCGACTGGACGCCCTGCCTGAGCTGGTGGACGTCAGCGTCAGCCGCACCCTGCTCACCGCCCTCCTCACCGCACTCAAGGCCAACG gttCTCAGGGTGTGTTCTGCGAGGTGCAGCCGACCGACCGTCAGCGGATGGAGTTCCTGACGAAACTGGGCTTCCTGGAGATCCTCAGAGGAGAAGCCAGGAGCAGAGAGGGAGTGGTGCTAGGGAGGCTGCTctga